The sequence GCTCTGCGTACTGGCCGCGGCCCGCCTGCGTCCGTCCCTCTATCTCGCCCGGCCGCGCGTGATCCTGGCCCTGGCGGCGGCCTGCCCGCCCGCCCTGGCCTACCTCTGGCTGGGCAACGCCCCGGCCTCCCTGCTGCGGGCCGTGTGCATGCTTTTCGTACTGGCCTTCTGGCTGGCGCGGGGCCGGGCGCGCACCACCCTGGACGTCCTCTGCGCGGCCCTGCTCTGCATCTGTCTGGCCGCGCCCCTGAGCGTGCTAGATACGGGCCTGCAACTCTCCGCCCTCTGCGTGGCGGTCATCGGCCTCGCCCTGCCCTGGCTGCGCCGGATAGCCCCGCCGCACGCGGCCCGGAACTCCCGACGGCAATCCCTGCTCCGGCTTGTCCGCTGGCCGCTGCGCATCCTGCTGATTTCACTGCTGATCCAGGCAGCCCTGCTGCCGCTGAATCTTCTGCTCTTCGGCAATGCGGGTTTTTGGTTTCCGCTCAACGTGCTCTGGCTGCCCGTGGCCGACCTGGTGGTACTGCCCGGCGCGGTTCTGGGCCTGCTGCTGGCGGGCGCCGGACTGGACGGGGCCGCGCGGCTGACGCTGGATCTGGCGGCCCTGCCCTGCCAATGGCTGCTGGACGGGCTGGAGCGCCTTCATGCTCTGGGCCTGTTGCACAATCCCGTGATGCTGCGACCGCACTGGACAGCCCTGCCCGCGTTCGCCGCTCTGGCGGCGGGCTTGGCCTGTCTGACCCGCCGGAACGGACAGGATCGGCGGGACGGGGGGGAAATCAGCGCCGCCGCAGCGCAAACAGGTCGCCGCCTTCTTCTGGCCGGGCTGGGCCTGCTCTGCGTGGGCCCGCTGCTGCGCCTGGAGCAACGATTTTCAGACGAAACGCGGCTGGACGTGCTGGATGTGGGCCAGGGTCAGGCTCTGGCTCTGCGCGCTCCCGGCCATCTGCGCATGGTACTGGACGGCGGGGGAAGCGCCTCGCCGCGTTTTGATCCCGGCAAGGCTCTGGTGGGGCCGACGCTGGCCTACAACGATGCGCCCCGGTTGGCCGCCGTGATCAACAGCCATCCGGATCTGGACCATCTGGGCGGCCTGTTCCATCTGCTGGACGGCTTTCAGGTGCGCGCCCTGTTCCACAACGGACGCGAGGCCGCCGGATGGCGCGGGAAGCAGTGGCGGGAAGCGCGGCGCGCGGCAATGAGCACAGTTCTGGCCGAAGGCGATGTGCTGATTGTGGGTGATCCGGCTTTGGGCCTGCGTCTGGAAGTGCTGCATCCGCCGCGCGCCGTCGCGGCGGAGACCGTCCGGAACGGCAACGAAGCCTCCCTGATCCTGCGGCTGACCCGCCACGGGCAGGGTCTGGCGCTGTTCAGCGGCGACGCCGAACGCCGCAGCCTGCGCCGTCTGCTGGCCTCGGGCCGCGACCTGCGCGCCCAGGTGCTGGTAGCCCCGCACCACGGTTCGGACCGCAGCTTTCTGGCCGCCTTTTACAGGGCCGTGCAACCGGAGTTGGTGCTGGTTTCCTGTGGTTTTCAAAACCGCTACAACTATCCCGGACCCCACCTGCGGGCCTGGCTGGACAAAAACGACATCCCCCTGCTGCACACCGGCGAATCCGGCCAGATCAGCGTGACCTGGCCGCAAAACGGGCCGTTGCGCGTGCAGACGGTCCGGCCTCAACACTGACCGGCATCCCCCGCCCGCCGTCCCGCGCCGCATGCGCCTCTCCCCAGCGGTACAATTCCCGCAGAGCCGGGAGCAAAAGCCTGCCCCGCTCCGTCAGGGCGTATTCCACATGCCGGATTTTGCCGCCGCGATCGGTCCGGCTGACAAGGCCGTCCCGTTCCAGCTCCTTGAGGCATTTGCTCAGCATCATATGGGTAATGCCCGTCACCGTGCGCTGCAGGGCGTTGAAGCGCGCCGCGCCGTCAGCCAGATGCCAGAGCAGCGGCAGTTTCCACTTGCCGCCGATGATCTCCAGGGCGCGCAGGATGGGACAGGGCACTTCATAAATATTGTCCGTCGGCAATGTCGTATCATAGCCGGATTCATGCCTTCGCTCCACCGCGCCTCCTTCCGCGCCATTTCGCATGGCGGCCTGTCGCTCTCGGTTCAGGTAAGAAAAAACTGCGTACTTGTCTTTTTTCGCCTGTTCCGGAATATTTCATACATCTTCAACAGATACAGCAAGGAGAAAATCATGCATATCTACGCCGTCAACGGCAGCCCCAGGAAAAAATGGAATACCGCCACCGTGCTTCAGCACGCGCTGGACGGCGCGGCCGAGGCCGGTGGGGCGCACTGCCGTACCGAGATGCTGCACCTCTATGACTACCGCTACAAGGGCTGCATGAGCTGTTTTGAATGCAAGCGGACGGGCGGCGCGTCCTACGGCAAATGCGCCGTGCGCGACGAACTGGCCCCCGTTCTGGAAAAGCTTGCCGAAGCGGACGGCATCATTTTCGGCTCGCCCGTCTATTTCCACAGCGTCACCGGCATGATGCGCTCTTTTCTGGAACGCTTCATGTTTCCCTGCCTTGCCTATGACAAGCAGTATTCCTCGCTGGCGCCCCAAAAGATAGCCACGGCCTTTATCTATACCATGAACGTGACGCGTGAATTCATGCTGGAGCAGAGCTATCCGGAAAAGCTGCGCACCACGGAATCATTTATGGAACGACTCTTTTCCAGGCCCGGCGTGCTCTATGTCTACGATACGTACCAGTTCAGCGACTACAGCAAATACAAGGTCGAATGCTTTTCCGAAGAGGAAAAGGCCCGGCGCAGAAAAGAGCAGTTTCCGCTGGACTGTCAAAAAGCCCGTGAACTGGGCGCAGCCCTCGCCCGGCAGGCAGAGCAGGAGCAGGCCCGGAACTGAGCTCTCGGGCCTGCGGACGAAGGATGACGGGCGGTTGCCGGGCGCGGCTACTTCTGGCAGTGCGGGCAGAACACCGTAGCCCGGCCCGCCACGCGGATTTTTTCCAGGGGGCGGCCGCAACGGACACAGGCCGCGCCGCCCCGGCCATAGACCGCGAAACTGTTCTGGAACGCGCCCACATCGCCGTTGGCGTCGCGGTAATCGCGGATGGAGCTGCCGCACTGGGCGATGGAACGCCGCAGCACGTCCTGAAGGGCCGCCAGCAGGCAACGGCTCTGGGCCGGGCTGAGCCCGGCGGCCTTGCGGCGCGGGTCCAGACCCGCCTGAAAGAGCGACTCGTCAGCGTAGATATTGCCGATGCCGGCAATGACCTTCTGATCCAACAGCACGGCCTTGAGCGCCGCGCCCCGCCCCTTGAGCAGCGCCGCAAACGCCCGCGCGCCGATTTCCAGCGGTTCCGGCCCCAGCTCCCGCCAGAAATCCCAGGCCTGCCGGATCTCCGGCGTGGCCGCCAGCACCAGGCCGAAGGCCCGCGTATCGTCAAAAAAGAGACGGCGGGCGTCGCCGTCCGGGGCGCGCAGATCAAAAATGCAACGGGTGTGGGGGCCGGGCGGCGTGCTCCGCGGCCAGGTCATCAGGCGGCCGGTCATGCGCAGATGCACGGCCAGCATGTCCGGGGCGGGTCCGCTCTCCGGCGCGCCGTCCGGCGGGGCCAGATGCAGCAGCAGCAATTTGCCCCTGCGGCCCACGTCCGCGATGCGGCGGCCCGTCAGGGCGGCCAGGGGCAGGCTCAAGGGGTGTAGGCTGCTCGCCCGCAGGACTTCCGCGCCGCTCAGCACGCACTCTTGCACCTGGGGACGGAGGGTACGGGCTACGGTTTCAACTTCCGGCAATTCCGGCATAACGGCATCCAAGCCTTTTTGCCGCTGGCGGCGTCAGGCCGCACGGCCCGGCTTGGTTACATAGGCGGCTATGCGCCGCGCCGGGCCGTTTGCCTTTCTTGCCGGCGAACAAAAATCTTGAATGCCGGAAAAAAGGCGGCAACGGGATGGTGAGATCAGCTAAGGTAAATTTCCAACAGGCCTTCGGGCGGATCAATAGTCACCGACGGGGCGTCCAGGTCAAAGCCCACAATGAAGCAAGGCTGGGCCGGAAAAAGGATTTCCCGCTCATCCTGCGCGGCAATGACCCAGATTTCCTGATCCGCGGGATATTCCACATGGTCGAGGCGACCCAGGCGGCGGCCGTCGGGCAGCAGCACGTCGCAGCCCAGCAGGTCTTCCACATAGGCTTCGTCCTCTTCCGGCTCGGGCAGGCTTTCGCGCGGCACCAGGAGCTTGCAGCCCCGCAGGGCCTCGGCCGCCGTGCGATCCGCCACACCTTCCAGCAGAAGCAGGGGACGGCCCTTGTGCCAGCGGCAGGCCATCGCGCGAACGCGGCGGGGCGCTCCGTTCCCGGCCTGCAGCCAGAGCGGCACGTCCAAAAGCAAGGGGGAGTCCGCATGCCAGTCGATGCAGATCTCCCCTTTGATGCCGTGGGGCCGCGCCAGCGTGCCCATATGAATCATCGTGCCCGCCATGGAATCAGCCGGCGCTACTCCAGAATTTCCAGAACAGTACGCTTCTTGGACTTGGTGGATGCGGCGCTCAGAATGGTGCGCATGGCGCGGGCCGTGCGTCCCTGCTTGCCGATGACCTTGCCCAGATCCTCCTTAGAGACCTTGAGCTCAAGCACCGTCGTCTGCTCGCCTTCCACTTCGCTGACTTGCACCTCTTCGGGATGATCCACCAGGGACTTGGCTATATACTCGATCAGGGTCTTCATCGCGTACCTCCCAAAGGCGCCTTGTACCCGCGGACAACGCGGGCAAAGGTTGAATAACGCGCAACCTTCGGAACAACCGGCGTCCCGCCGCCCTGCCCGTCTTTCACCGGGCGGCGGCGCTTTCCCGGTGCGGGGGCGCGTGCTTGCTTCATCCGTTCCCGCGCATGCGTCGGAAAGACCCGTCAATGGGAAGAGCGCGTACATCACAAGCACGCGCCAGTTCCTCCAGCGGCCGGGCCGCGCCGTTCGCCGGGCTGATCCCGCGACGGCAGCGTCTTCGCGGCA comes from Desulfovibrio porci and encodes:
- the mutM gene encoding bifunctional DNA-formamidopyrimidine glycosylase/DNA-(apurinic or apyrimidinic site) lyase, with amino-acid sequence MPELPEVETVARTLRPQVQECVLSGAEVLRASSLHPLSLPLAALTGRRIADVGRRGKLLLLHLAPPDGAPESGPAPDMLAVHLRMTGRLMTWPRSTPPGPHTRCIFDLRAPDGDARRLFFDDTRAFGLVLAATPEIRQAWDFWRELGPEPLEIGARAFAALLKGRGAALKAVLLDQKVIAGIGNIYADESLFQAGLDPRRKAAGLSPAQSRCLLAALQDVLRRSIAQCGSSIRDYRDANGDVGAFQNSFAVYGRGGAACVRCGRPLEKIRVAGRATVFCPHCQK
- a CDS encoding flavodoxin family protein; this translates as MHIYAVNGSPRKKWNTATVLQHALDGAAEAGGAHCRTEMLHLYDYRYKGCMSCFECKRTGGASYGKCAVRDELAPVLEKLAEADGIIFGSPVYFHSVTGMMRSFLERFMFPCLAYDKQYSSLAPQKIATAFIYTMNVTREFMLEQSYPEKLRTTESFMERLFSRPGVLYVYDTYQFSDYSKYKVECFSEEEKARRRKEQFPLDCQKARELGAALARQAEQEQARN
- a CDS encoding ComEC/Rec2 family competence protein, with the protein product MRHPPLQAPLLWQVYLGFWIAGVAAAVWLWPALCCALLLALADKRLWRVARLALAGALVLAGLGVALWQLAPPGLASGTPPAWTEMDEGTNTGTAPPRLCGRVRDVQGLPDQRLRLLLADVRPQGADAAQALPGLVTWTWEEPLFRPLAGQTVCLSRRPRPVHGFANAGLADWEIWWAARDVRWRLWSQGGRGDPEISGQGTVSARWREELRAAFLAALLPQGQVTTSDPALPGLSQSKTILLALLFGDRQYLNQQTLDNFAAATLAHSLALSGQHLAVAGLLGLLCVLAAARLRPSLYLARPRVILALAAACPPALAYLWLGNAPASLLRAVCMLFVLAFWLARGRARTTLDVLCAALLCICLAAPLSVLDTGLQLSALCVAVIGLALPWLRRIAPPHAARNSRRQSLLRLVRWPLRILLISLLIQAALLPLNLLLFGNAGFWFPLNVLWLPVADLVVLPGAVLGLLLAGAGLDGAARLTLDLAALPCQWLLDGLERLHALGLLHNPVMLRPHWTALPAFAALAAGLACLTRRNGQDRRDGGEISAAAAQTGRRLLLAGLGLLCVGPLLRLEQRFSDETRLDVLDVGQGQALALRAPGHLRMVLDGGGSASPRFDPGKALVGPTLAYNDAPRLAAVINSHPDLDHLGGLFHLLDGFQVRALFHNGREAAGWRGKQWREARRAAMSTVLAEGDVLIVGDPALGLRLEVLHPPRAVAAETVRNGNEASLILRLTRHGQGLALFSGDAERRSLRRLLASGRDLRAQVLVAPHHGSDRSFLAAFYRAVQPELVLVSCGFQNRYNYPGPHLRAWLDKNDIPLLHTGESGQISVTWPQNGPLRVQTVRPQH
- the rimM gene encoding ribosome maturation factor RimM (Essential for efficient processing of 16S rRNA), translated to MIHMGTLARPHGIKGEICIDWHADSPLLLDVPLWLQAGNGAPRRVRAMACRWHKGRPLLLLEGVADRTAAEALRGCKLLVPRESLPEPEEDEAYVEDLLGCDVLLPDGRRLGRLDHVEYPADQEIWVIAAQDEREILFPAQPCFIVGFDLDAPSVTIDPPEGLLEIYLS
- a CDS encoding KH domain-containing protein; translated protein: MKTLIEYIAKSLVDHPEEVQVSEVEGEQTTVLELKVSKEDLGKVIGKQGRTARAMRTILSAASTKSKKRTVLEILE
- a CDS encoding winged helix-turn-helix transcriptional regulator, whose protein sequence is MERRHESGYDTTLPTDNIYEVPCPILRALEIIGGKWKLPLLWHLADGAARFNALQRTVTGITHMMLSKCLKELERDGLVSRTDRGGKIRHVEYALTERGRLLLPALRELYRWGEAHAARDGGRGMPVSVEAGPSARATARFAARSR